The Zingiber officinale cultivar Zhangliang chromosome 9A, Zo_v1.1, whole genome shotgun sequence genome window below encodes:
- the LOC122019278 gene encoding skin secretory protein xP2-like, with protein MVEKASCYIKVEEAQAARQKAEKTMASGNRPERRAPQPPQPFQRIQPRPAPQPAPGARPAPRVAAIQAPRPGPRGAPYCTRAAEQGLPPPALAPQIQRMEEEWAAAGRARQALPDLAGHLAKLAPAKTEEKPENLIIGAT; from the exons atggtggagaaagcttcgtGCTACATCAAAGTGGAGGAAGCGCAGGCCGCCAGGCAGAAAGCCGAGAAGACGATGGCATcaggcaaccgacctgaaagaagAGCACCCCAGCCGCCCCAGCCCTTCCAGCGCATTCAGCCAAGGCCTGCCCCCCAGCCCGCGCCGGGAGCCAGACCAGCTCCGCGAGTCGCCGCCATACAagcgcccaggcctggaccaagggggGCACCATATTGCAc GCGAGCTGCGGAGCAAGGCTTGCCTCCCCCGGCGCTGGCGCCTCAAATACAGAGGATGGAGGAAGAATGGGCTGCAGCTGGACGGGCTCGGCAGGCCCTGCCCGACCTAGCTGGCCATCTAGCCAAGCTGGCTCCGGCGAAGACCGAAGAGAAGCCGGAGAACTTGATAATCGGGGCAACGTAG